Proteins from a genomic interval of Lactococcus protaetiae:
- the rplL gene encoding 50S ribosomal protein L7/L12, protein MALNIENIVAELETATILELSELVKAIEEKFDVTAAAPVAAVAGAGEAAATKDSFDVELTGAGDKKVAVIKEVRGITGLGLKEAKELVDGAPALVKEGVSEAEANEIKEKLEAAGASVNLK, encoded by the coding sequence ATGGCATTGAACATTGAAAACATCGTTGCTGAACTTGAAACAGCTACAATCCTTGAACTTTCAGAACTCGTAAAAGCAATTGAAGAAAAATTTGACGTAACTGCAGCAGCTCCTGTAGCAGCAGTAGCAGGTGCTGGTGAAGCAGCAGCTACTAAAGATTCATTTGACGTTGAATTGACTGGAGCAGGCGATAAGAAAGTTGCAGTTATCAAAGAAGTTCGTGGTATCACAGGTCTTGGTCTTAAAGAAGCTAAAGAACTTGTTGACGGTGCGCCTGCGCTTGTTAAAGAAGGTGTTTCTGAAGCAGAAGCTAACGAAATCAAAGAAAAACTTGAAGCAGCTGGTGCTTCAGTTAACCTTAAATAA
- the dltD gene encoding D-alanyl-lipoteichoic acid biosynthesis protein DltD produces MKTKIIKALGPFFVALVLTGILIFIPLNVGTRYSQKQLTKFAQAPYNTPSFTGYSVKKQAFSNPNFLPLLGSSELGHIDPFHPSAYFSKYPAGFTPYLAGQPGTTTLTHFFYVNSVAEQLKNRKIVFIISPQWFSKRGITESEFENFISKGEIYSWIKNANSKSISTQKMAQRLLSFKSLEAEKTIHSVLERLAAGKDMTSWQHLLVSMSLQFWRKEDLLFSGISQLTANHIGLSPKIRNLSHHLPQIWNFEKLDRLAYLKGRKAADNNPFCINNTIWKNKMKAIYKSRKNRMGRVNYLKSPEYTDFQQLLNTFAANHDDVLFVIQPVNGNWYRYSGLSEKALQDFSVKIRQQLNTQGFNQVADFTGMYNTPYAVGDTIHFGYRGWLAVDQSIKKFMKQPRKVDYHLDNSRFLSQEWAMNEEN; encoded by the coding sequence ATGAAAACTAAAATTATTAAAGCTTTGGGCCCTTTTTTCGTAGCGCTCGTTTTGACAGGTATTTTGATATTTATTCCCCTCAATGTCGGAACAAGATACTCACAAAAACAACTTACAAAATTTGCCCAAGCTCCCTACAATACACCAAGTTTCACAGGCTACTCAGTAAAAAAACAGGCATTTTCAAATCCCAATTTTTTACCCCTTCTAGGATCATCAGAGCTAGGACACATTGATCCTTTTCACCCCAGTGCTTATTTTTCGAAATATCCAGCGGGCTTTACTCCATATCTAGCAGGGCAACCAGGCACAACAACGCTGACACATTTTTTCTATGTGAATTCAGTAGCCGAACAATTAAAAAATCGGAAAATAGTCTTCATTATAAGCCCTCAGTGGTTCTCCAAGCGGGGAATTACAGAGTCAGAATTTGAAAATTTTATCTCCAAGGGGGAAATTTATTCTTGGATAAAAAATGCAAATTCAAAATCAATATCGACTCAAAAAATGGCACAACGTTTACTAAGCTTTAAATCACTTGAAGCTGAAAAAACGATTCATTCAGTGCTTGAACGACTAGCTGCTGGTAAAGACATGACAAGCTGGCAACATCTTTTAGTTTCAATGTCACTACAATTTTGGCGTAAAGAAGATTTACTATTTTCAGGAATATCACAGCTTACAGCAAATCACATTGGCCTATCTCCAAAAATACGGAATTTATCACACCATCTTCCTCAGATATGGAATTTTGAAAAATTAGACCGATTAGCATATCTAAAAGGAAGAAAAGCCGCCGACAATAATCCATTCTGTATTAACAATACGATATGGAAAAACAAGATGAAAGCAATTTATAAAAGTCGTAAAAATCGGATGGGAAGGGTAAACTATCTAAAAAGTCCAGAGTATACAGATTTCCAACAATTGTTAAATACATTTGCGGCGAATCATGATGATGTTCTCTTTGTTATTCAACCCGTGAATGGTAATTGGTATCGCTACTCAGGACTATCTGAAAAAGCACTACAAGACTTTAGTGTCAAGATTCGTCAGCAATTGAATACTCAAGGTTTTAATCAAGTGGCAGATTTCACAGGAATGTATAATACACCATATGCTGTTGGTGATACGATTCACTTTGGATATAGAGGTTGGTTAGCCGTAGACCAATCTATAAAGAAATTTATGAAACAGCCAAGAAAAGTAGACTATCATCTTGATAATTCACGATTTTTATCTCAAGAGTGGGCAATGAATGAAGAAAACTAA
- the dltC gene encoding D-alanine--poly(phosphoribitol) ligase subunit DltC produces the protein MKEQIFDIIETIAATDEFREDLDMDLFEEGILDSMKAIMLIVDLEGNFNISLPPSEMDREDWNTANKIVKRVQEKVNEN, from the coding sequence ATGAAAGAACAAATTTTTGACATTATTGAAACAATTGCAGCTACAGATGAATTTAGAGAAGATTTAGATATGGACCTATTTGAAGAGGGAATTCTTGATTCAATGAAAGCAATTATGCTCATTGTCGATCTAGAGGGAAATTTCAATATCAGCTTACCACCATCTGAAATGGACAGGGAAGACTGGAATACAGCGAATAAAATTGTTAAACGTGTTCAGGAAAAAGTCAATGAAAACTAA
- the metE gene encoding 5-methyltetrahydropteroyltriglutamate--homocysteine S-methyltransferase, with protein sequence MKKSIIAFPRIGENRELKFALEKYFRKEISEKELQQVAKAIRLTNWQRQKNAGIDFPISNDFSFYDQTLDLSIALNAIPERYNELNLNKLDTLFALARGFQDEAHDVTARPMKKWFNTNYHYLVPEINRETTIKANFSKLIDEYREAKESGIETKPTVIGPYTFLTLAEYLEDTTVETVLSEIINAYQQLLVSLNQENVKWLQIEEPALVLDQSKEEIVLFEKIYQELLKHKNKVKVQLQTYFGDIRDSYTSVCELDFDGIGLDFVEGRETAALIQKYGFPKDKLLFAGVVNGKNIWRNNYQQSLEVLNAIKTEAQIIVNTSCSLQHVPVTTKNEDKLEKNILKHFSFANEKLEEISQLADIYFTGNEQLLHQNEALFNEKRIQENLQLKQAIDHLAEKDFIRQPSLERRRTLQNEALHLPLLPTTTIGSFPQTVEVRRARLNHKKGELSNEAYDTFLEEKIRECIELQEKIGLDVLVHGEFERNDMVEYFGEQLDGYVFTQKAWVQSYGTRCVKPPIVWGDITRPHSMTVRWSTFAQEQTAKPVKGMLTGPVTILNWSFPREDISLRESTLQLALAVQAEVLDLEKAGIKIIQIDEAALREKLPLRKSDWYSEYLDWAIPAFRLVHSKVRPETQIHTHMCYSEFEDIISSIDAMDADVISFEASRSELSIIDALKTHHFQTLVGPGVYDIHSPRVPSTNEIKTQISRILDKLPLEQVWINPDCGLKTRGNEETILSLEHLVEATNLIRSGVNEHGEQSKENAFV encoded by the coding sequence ATGAAAAAATCAATTATTGCTTTCCCACGTATCGGTGAAAATCGTGAATTAAAATTTGCCCTTGAAAAATATTTTCGTAAAGAAATATCAGAAAAAGAACTACAACAAGTCGCCAAGGCTATTCGTTTAACAAACTGGCAACGGCAAAAAAATGCCGGGATTGATTTCCCAATTTCTAACGATTTTTCATTTTACGACCAAACGTTAGATTTGTCTATTGCCCTCAACGCTATTCCTGAGCGTTACAACGAATTAAATTTAAACAAGCTTGACACCTTATTCGCCCTTGCGCGTGGTTTTCAAGACGAAGCACACGATGTAACGGCTAGACCGATGAAAAAATGGTTTAACACAAATTATCACTATTTAGTCCCAGAAATAAATCGTGAAACAACAATCAAAGCGAACTTCTCTAAACTTATTGACGAATATAGAGAAGCAAAAGAGAGTGGCATTGAAACTAAACCAACTGTTATTGGTCCTTATACTTTTTTAACTTTAGCTGAGTATCTAGAAGATACCACAGTAGAAACTGTTTTATCGGAAATCATTAATGCCTATCAGCAACTCCTAGTATCTCTTAATCAAGAAAATGTAAAGTGGTTACAAATTGAAGAACCTGCTCTTGTTTTGGATCAAAGCAAAGAAGAAATTGTCTTATTTGAAAAAATCTATCAAGAACTGTTAAAGCACAAAAATAAAGTTAAAGTACAACTACAAACCTATTTTGGTGACATCCGTGATAGTTATACCAGCGTATGTGAACTCGATTTTGATGGCATCGGACTTGATTTTGTCGAAGGAAGAGAAACCGCAGCACTCATTCAGAAATATGGTTTTCCTAAGGATAAGTTGTTATTTGCGGGAGTTGTTAATGGAAAAAATATTTGGCGTAATAATTATCAACAATCACTTGAAGTTTTAAATGCTATAAAAACAGAAGCGCAGATCATTGTCAATACAAGTTGTTCTCTACAACACGTGCCGGTAACGACCAAAAATGAAGATAAGCTAGAAAAGAATATTTTAAAACATTTTTCATTCGCAAATGAAAAACTAGAAGAAATTAGCCAGCTTGCTGACATCTATTTCACAGGAAATGAACAATTACTCCATCAAAATGAAGCATTGTTTAATGAAAAACGAATACAAGAAAATTTGCAATTGAAACAAGCGATTGATCATTTAGCTGAGAAAGATTTTATCCGTCAACCCAGTTTGGAAAGACGTCGTACTCTTCAAAATGAAGCATTACATTTGCCACTTTTACCTACGACAACAATCGGTTCATTTCCCCAAACCGTAGAAGTTCGGCGAGCACGGCTGAATCATAAAAAAGGTGAATTGAGCAATGAAGCCTATGATACATTTCTGGAAGAAAAAATCCGTGAATGCATTGAACTTCAAGAGAAAATAGGTTTAGATGTTTTGGTTCATGGTGAATTTGAAAGAAATGACATGGTGGAATATTTTGGAGAACAACTCGACGGATACGTATTTACTCAAAAAGCTTGGGTACAATCCTATGGTACACGTTGCGTTAAACCGCCTATTGTCTGGGGAGATATTACTAGACCACATTCGATGACTGTTCGTTGGTCAACTTTTGCTCAAGAGCAGACTGCTAAACCTGTTAAGGGAATGCTTACAGGGCCTGTTACCATCTTAAATTGGAGTTTTCCAAGAGAAGATATAAGCTTACGTGAAAGTACCTTGCAATTGGCTTTGGCTGTTCAGGCAGAGGTCTTAGATTTAGAAAAAGCAGGAATTAAAATCATTCAAATTGATGAAGCGGCTTTGAGAGAGAAACTACCTCTACGAAAAAGTGATTGGTATAGTGAATATTTAGATTGGGCTATTCCAGCGTTTAGACTTGTTCATTCAAAAGTAAGACCAGAAACACAGATTCATACTCATATGTGTTACTCAGAGTTTGAAGATATTATTTCATCTATTGATGCAATGGACGCCGATGTTATTTCTTTTGAAGCAAGTCGTAGCGAACTATCTATTATTGATGCACTAAAGACCCATCATTTCCAAACGCTTGTAGGACCTGGGGTTTATGACATTCATTCTCCAAGAGTTCCTAGCACCAATGAAATCAAAACGCAAATTTCGCGAATCTTAGACAAACTTCCTCTAGAACAGGTATGGATTAATCCAGATTGTGGATTAAAGACGCGTGGAAATGAAGAGACCATTTTAAGTCTTGAACATTTAGTCGAAGCAACGAATTTAATTAGAAGTGGGGTTAACGAGCATGGTGAACAATCCAAAGAAAATGCTTTCGTTTGA
- the metF gene encoding methylenetetrahydrofolate reductase [NAD(P)H]: MVNNPKKMLSFEVFPPNTEVGTSKLFKTLDELKELSPDFISVTCSNNNRTDIGHTTIRVADYVNNTLNIPAVAHLSAAYLDKNQVKEILEQLKTKGIHQILALRGDITTLPTKNDFHFASDLVRFIRAYDETFEILGACYPDIHPESQNRVTDFHYLKEKVDSGCDKLITQLFFDNNTFYDFQERCAIAGIEVPILAGIMPIVNRNQAIRLLKTCNTPLPKKFVRILEKYEHNPLALKDAGIAFAIDQIIDLTTEDVDGIHLYTMNNAETAKSIHHATSSLFYQELS, encoded by the coding sequence ATGGTGAACAATCCAAAGAAAATGCTTTCGTTTGAGGTGTTTCCACCAAATACTGAGGTAGGCACATCAAAATTGTTTAAGACACTTGATGAGTTAAAAGAATTATCACCAGACTTTATAAGTGTAACGTGTAGTAATAATAATCGTACAGATATAGGTCATACTACGATTAGAGTAGCAGATTATGTCAATAATACTTTAAATATTCCTGCGGTGGCTCACTTATCTGCTGCCTATTTAGATAAAAATCAAGTGAAAGAGATTTTGGAGCAGTTAAAAACTAAGGGGATCCACCAAATATTAGCGCTTAGAGGAGATATTACAACTTTACCGACCAAAAATGATTTTCATTTTGCAAGTGACTTAGTCCGTTTTATCAGAGCGTATGATGAAACTTTTGAAATATTAGGAGCGTGTTATCCAGACATTCATCCTGAATCTCAGAACCGCGTGACAGACTTTCATTATCTAAAAGAAAAAGTTGACTCAGGATGTGATAAATTAATCACGCAACTGTTTTTTGATAATAATACTTTCTATGATTTTCAAGAAAGATGTGCTATTGCGGGGATAGAGGTTCCTATTCTTGCAGGAATTATGCCCATTGTTAATCGAAATCAAGCGATTAGACTTTTAAAAACCTGTAATACCCCATTGCCAAAGAAATTCGTTAGAATTTTAGAAAAGTATGAGCATAATCCTCTTGCTTTGAAAGATGCAGGAATTGCGTTTGCAATTGACCAAATCATAGATTTAACAACAGAAGATGTAGACGGTATTCATCTATATACAATGAATAATGCTGAGACCGCGAAGTCTATTCATCATGCAACCTCGTCGTTATTCTATCAAGAATTATCTTAA
- the dltX gene encoding teichoic acid D-Ala incorporation-associated protein DltX: MNKKEIVVFFSKTIFYFIIIIILLYLYSYSHTGGVHFIYDEF; this comes from the coding sequence ATGAATAAAAAAGAAATAGTTGTATTTTTTAGCAAGACAATATTTTATTTTATTATAATCATCATACTGCTTTATCTGTACTCGTATAGCCATACGGGAGGAGTACATTTTATTTATGATGAGTTTTAG
- the dltB gene encoding D-alanyl-lipoteichoic acid biosynthesis protein DltB has product MQPYSTPFYFVILSVALSPLVIAQIFGKKMMWYQFVFTLGFLWLTFSGSTTFLALIGFGIFQTLLIKGYEYYRIKQQKNWTTIFYLAIILAISPLVVVKATPLISPNHPASIIGFLGISYITFKSVAMIMEIRDGLIKSVPLKDFLYFFYFYPTISSGPIDRFRRFSKELKAPVSQKYLELLNQGIFRIFQGFLYKFIIGYLIDQYWLHGIAIAATLHPNFWTITQSMYAYGLYLFFDFAGYSLFAIGVSNLMGYDLPHNFNKPFLAKNIHEFWQRWHMTLSFWFRDFVFMRLVKTFMVKKWSKNMVTISNIGYLTNMLLMGFWHGLTWYYVLYGLYHAFLMILYDAWNRLKKRRNWVIPNTRWTRAISIFITFNLVFIGFLIFSGIPNYILMHYLNPFNPLPNF; this is encoded by the coding sequence GTGCAACCATATTCAACTCCCTTTTATTTTGTAATTCTTAGTGTAGCTTTGTCACCGCTTGTTATTGCCCAAATTTTTGGCAAAAAAATGATGTGGTATCAGTTCGTATTTACTCTTGGTTTTCTTTGGTTAACTTTTTCAGGAAGCACCACTTTCTTGGCGTTGATTGGCTTTGGAATTTTTCAAACCCTACTTATCAAGGGCTATGAATACTATCGGATTAAACAACAAAAGAATTGGACCACTATTTTTTATCTAGCGATTATTTTGGCTATTTCTCCTCTTGTTGTTGTTAAAGCAACTCCGCTCATATCTCCCAATCATCCAGCATCAATTATTGGTTTCTTAGGAATATCTTATATTACTTTTAAAAGTGTCGCAATGATTATGGAAATCCGTGATGGATTGATAAAGTCGGTTCCACTCAAAGATTTCCTATACTTTTTCTATTTTTATCCAACAATTTCATCAGGACCAATTGACCGATTTAGAAGATTTAGCAAAGAACTGAAAGCACCCGTTTCTCAAAAATATCTAGAACTACTAAATCAGGGAATTTTCCGAATTTTTCAGGGATTTCTCTATAAATTTATCATTGGGTATCTCATTGACCAATATTGGCTTCATGGAATAGCAATCGCAGCAACACTTCATCCTAATTTTTGGACAATTACTCAGTCCATGTATGCCTATGGTCTTTATCTCTTTTTCGACTTTGCTGGTTATTCTCTATTTGCGATTGGTGTAAGTAATTTGATGGGATATGACCTTCCTCATAACTTTAATAAACCCTTTTTAGCCAAGAATATCCATGAGTTTTGGCAACGATGGCACATGACTTTAAGTTTTTGGTTTAGAGATTTTGTGTTTATGCGTTTAGTGAAAACATTCATGGTAAAAAAATGGTCAAAAAACATGGTAACCATTTCTAATATCGGTTACCTAACGAATATGTTGCTTATGGGATTTTGGCATGGTCTGACATGGTATTATGTGCTTTATGGACTATATCATGCGTTTCTAATGATTCTGTATGATGCATGGAATCGTTTGAAAAAACGTCGCAACTGGGTAATTCCAAACACCAGATGGACAAGGGCAATTAGCATTTTTATCACATTTAATCTTGTATTTATCGGTTTTTTGATTTTTTCAGGAATTCCAAATTACATTCTCATGCATTATCTCAATCCATTTAATCCACTACCTAATTTTTAA
- the dltA gene encoding D-alanine--poly(phosphoribitol) ligase subunit DltA, whose translation MKLLERILKIAQEFPDKVAFSEAERSYTYRELIYMMSLIADKIKQKRPANEEEQMCPILIFGKNDFITLTSMLAANLTGHAYIPVDAHTPFERTEMIWSASKVTMVITTTELSEDFKKLFADRISISTDSIEQLSVSKKFPAINLDDAISGDDSAYIIYTSGTTGIPKGVEVSHDNLVSFTNWMNHDFLHIINNQILSQALYSFDLSIFSIYPSLTTGGNLVSLSRKETTNFKLLFERLNSTVINTWISTPSFVDICLLDSSFIEKNLPHLQQFIFCGEELTVKTAEKLLTAFPSASIFNTYGPTEATGAISSVKITQELLKNHARLPIGYAKPGVEVRIIGGEIIIIGDSVAKGYYENPEKTAQSFFTIDGEKAYHTGDAGSVSADGMLYYQGRIDFQVKFNGFRIELQDIEANMQEIEQIEKAIVLPKFNTQHKVTALVAFVKMNQRLSHLVDKSAMRAFTKQLRAELSKTIMDYMMPTQFIYLEEFPLNQNGKVDRKALALKMSGE comes from the coding sequence ATGAAATTATTAGAACGTATTTTAAAAATTGCTCAGGAATTTCCTGACAAGGTAGCTTTCTCTGAAGCTGAACGCTCATATACTTACCGTGAATTGATTTATATGATGTCATTAATTGCAGATAAAATTAAACAAAAGCGACCTGCAAATGAGGAAGAGCAGATGTGTCCGATTTTGATTTTTGGTAAAAATGATTTTATAACATTAACTTCAATGCTGGCAGCAAATTTGACAGGTCATGCCTATATTCCAGTAGATGCGCATACGCCTTTTGAACGAACTGAAATGATTTGGTCAGCATCAAAAGTCACAATGGTAATCACAACGACGGAGCTGTCAGAAGATTTTAAGAAACTTTTTGCTGACAGAATTTCTATCAGCACTGACAGCATTGAACAACTTTCTGTCAGTAAAAAATTTCCAGCAATCAATTTAGATGATGCGATATCAGGCGATGATAGTGCATATATTATCTACACTTCAGGTACGACAGGGATTCCCAAAGGGGTTGAAGTCAGCCATGATAATCTTGTTAGTTTTACAAACTGGATGAATCATGATTTTTTACATATTATAAATAATCAAATTTTATCTCAAGCTTTATATAGCTTCGACTTATCCATTTTTAGTATCTATCCAAGTCTGACTACAGGAGGAAACTTGGTTTCTTTATCAAGAAAAGAAACAACAAATTTCAAACTTCTCTTTGAACGATTGAATTCAACTGTAATCAATACATGGATCTCAACTCCATCATTTGTCGATATTTGCCTGCTTGATTCTTCATTTATAGAGAAAAATCTTCCTCATTTACAACAATTTATTTTTTGTGGTGAGGAACTGACAGTAAAAACGGCAGAAAAATTACTGACAGCTTTTCCGTCAGCGAGCATTTTTAATACTTACGGACCTACAGAAGCAACTGGAGCTATTTCGTCAGTAAAGATTACTCAAGAATTACTGAAAAATCACGCACGTTTGCCTATCGGTTATGCAAAACCTGGTGTAGAAGTAAGAATAATAGGTGGAGAAATCATTATTATTGGTGATTCCGTTGCAAAAGGTTATTATGAAAATCCAGAAAAAACTGCTCAAAGTTTTTTTACCATTGATGGGGAAAAAGCCTATCATACAGGGGATGCAGGTTCTGTCAGTGCTGACGGAATGTTATATTATCAAGGACGAATAGATTTTCAGGTTAAATTCAATGGTTTTCGAATTGAACTCCAAGACATTGAAGCAAATATGCAAGAAATAGAACAAATTGAGAAAGCAATTGTTTTACCAAAATTTAATACACAGCATAAAGTTACAGCGCTTGTTGCTTTTGTAAAAATGAATCAACGTCTATCTCATCTAGTTGATAAATCAGCAATGCGTGCATTTACAAAACAGCTCAGAGCAGAATTGTCCAAAACAATTATGGATTATATGATGCCAACACAATTTATCTATTTGGAAGAATTCCCCCTTAATCAAAATGGAAAAGTTGACCGAAAGGCGCTTGCTCTTAAAATGTCAGGAGAGTGA
- a CDS encoding HAD-IC family P-type ATPase, giving the protein MKWYQLPKEQVLNDLQVIEEQGLRKEEREQRLTEDGPNLLTGEKVEGSIKKFFKHFNDLLIYVLIVAGILKGISGDYIDMSIIFAVVIINALIGFIQEAKANNSLDGLKSMMGADATLLIGGEKQVVPADTLVKGDIVLLNSGDIIPADVRILEAYNLVVDEAMLTGESTPVQKNAIAIEDEVDLGDRINMGYSGSLVNSGSGKAVVVGVGDNTEIGKISTHLKEVGVTETPLIKKMKHLNKQIFIILLILVIGLIIFSQFHRDFSFEEMVSWMIVLAVSAVPEGLPAVLSIILSVGVTRMATKQAIIKKMPAVETLGSMGVICSDKTGTLTKNEMSVLAILTKQQVFEKSQTNQWKDEINVFNHDAQLKRLVETALYCNDTKIDYHNGQREVIGNPTEGALLDWAYHMEFIQDEKVLYKIPFDSSYKYMATLVEVNHQRFIYLKGAPDVLLNMVDYQFGNDAVEKIDFNLWEAMISKQAKKGQRILATAFKEVPLNQETISHEELFNDMILVGMYGIIDPPKPAAIEAVRESHQAGISVKMITGDHKDTAVAIAKEIGLKNTDRAVTGQEIEMMSDTELSNIVMSHDVFARTTPEHKLRLVSAIKSNGQIVGMTGDGVNDAPALKKADIGIAMGQKGTQVTKDAADMVLADDNFATIAEAVREGRRVYDNLKKTIYFSLPTAFAQGLLVVVSILIDRPLPLTSVQILWLNMVTTITLSFALGFEHEAKDVMQRSPRNPNENILDRYAIFRTIYVSIVLAFLGFLVNNIVISEGVPTAVAQTTLLMTIVFGQVFYMINCRSIHKFSIDKDMLKNHVLWISLIILAVLQLMIIYVPVVSNALGTMNIGLHNLNYAFLAGLILFVLVEVEKLISRQFIKS; this is encoded by the coding sequence ATGAAATGGTATCAATTACCCAAGGAACAAGTCTTAAATGACTTGCAAGTAATAGAAGAACAGGGACTAAGAAAAGAGGAACGTGAACAACGTTTAACTGAAGACGGTCCCAATTTGCTAACTGGCGAGAAAGTTGAAGGTTCAATAAAGAAATTTTTTAAGCATTTCAATGATTTACTCATATATGTGTTGATTGTGGCAGGAATCTTAAAAGGAATCAGCGGTGATTACATTGATATGAGTATTATTTTTGCAGTTGTTATTATCAATGCACTGATTGGCTTTATTCAAGAAGCTAAGGCAAACAACTCGTTGGATGGCTTAAAAAGCATGATGGGAGCTGATGCTACACTCTTGATTGGTGGCGAAAAACAAGTGGTTCCAGCAGATACGTTAGTAAAAGGCGATATCGTTTTACTTAACTCAGGTGATATTATCCCAGCAGATGTCCGAATCTTGGAAGCTTATAATTTAGTGGTGGATGAAGCAATGCTCACAGGTGAGTCAACACCAGTACAAAAGAATGCAATTGCTATTGAAGACGAGGTTGATCTAGGAGATCGGATTAATATGGGATACTCGGGCTCTTTAGTCAATAGTGGTAGCGGAAAAGCTGTTGTTGTGGGAGTCGGAGATAACACTGAGATAGGAAAAATCAGTACTCACTTGAAAGAGGTGGGTGTGACTGAAACACCACTAATCAAGAAAATGAAACATTTGAATAAACAAATTTTCATTATCTTACTGATATTAGTGATTGGATTAATTATTTTTAGCCAATTCCATCGTGATTTTTCATTTGAAGAAATGGTGTCTTGGATGATCGTTTTAGCTGTTTCTGCTGTTCCAGAAGGATTACCGGCAGTACTGTCAATCATTTTATCTGTTGGTGTGACAAGAATGGCTACAAAACAAGCCATTATCAAAAAAATGCCGGCCGTTGAAACCTTGGGAAGTATGGGAGTAATCTGTTCGGATAAAACAGGAACACTTACAAAAAATGAAATGTCTGTGCTTGCTATTTTAACCAAGCAGCAAGTATTTGAGAAAAGTCAAACGAACCAATGGAAAGATGAAATCAATGTGTTCAATCATGATGCGCAATTGAAACGCTTAGTGGAAACAGCGCTTTATTGTAATGATACAAAGATTGATTATCACAATGGTCAGAGAGAAGTGATTGGAAATCCGACCGAGGGTGCTCTATTGGATTGGGCTTACCATATGGAATTTATTCAGGATGAGAAAGTGTTGTATAAAATTCCTTTTGATTCAAGTTATAAATATATGGCAACTTTAGTTGAAGTGAATCATCAACGTTTCATCTACCTAAAAGGTGCGCCAGATGTTTTACTTAACATGGTGGACTACCAGTTTGGAAATGATGCTGTAGAGAAAATTGATTTTAATTTATGGGAAGCAATGATTTCAAAACAAGCCAAAAAGGGACAACGTATATTGGCAACAGCATTTAAGGAAGTTCCTTTAAATCAAGAAACGATCAGCCATGAAGAGTTGTTTAATGATATGATTTTGGTTGGAATGTATGGTATTATTGACCCACCAAAACCAGCGGCAATTGAAGCCGTTCGTGAAAGTCATCAGGCAGGTATATCTGTGAAAATGATTACAGGAGATCATAAGGATACAGCTGTCGCTATCGCCAAAGAAATTGGTTTAAAAAATACTGATAGAGCTGTGACTGGACAAGAAATTGAGATGATGTCTGATACAGAATTATCGAATATTGTGATGAGCCATGATGTTTTTGCACGAACAACCCCTGAGCATAAATTACGTTTGGTGAGTGCTATTAAGTCCAATGGACAAATTGTGGGAATGACTGGAGATGGTGTCAATGATGCTCCAGCATTGAAAAAAGCTGACATTGGGATTGCGATGGGACAAAAGGGGACACAAGTCACAAAAGATGCAGCAGATATGGTGTTAGCAGATGATAATTTTGCAACCATTGCAGAGGCTGTACGTGAGGGGCGTCGTGTCTATGATAATTTGAAAAAAACGATTTATTTTTCACTGCCAACTGCTTTTGCTCAAGGGCTGCTAGTTGTAGTGTCAATATTGATTGATAGACCTCTCCCACTGACGTCAGTTCAGATTTTGTGGTTAAACATGGTAACAACAATTACATTATCTTTTGCCTTAGGTTTTGAACATGAGGCAAAAGATGTGATGCAGCGTTCACCACGTAATCCAAATGAAAATATTTTAGATAGGTATGCGATTTTTAGAACTATTTATGTATCAATTGTATTAGCTTTCTTAGGCTTTTTAGTAAACAATATAGTAATATCTGAAGGTGTTCCCACTGCGGTAGCTCAGACGACACTATTGATGACCATTGTGTTTGGTCAAGTATTTTATATGATAAATTGTCGTAGTATTCACAAGTTCTCTATTGATAAAGATATGTTGAAAAATCATGTTCTTTGGATATCTTTGATAATATTGGCAGTTTTACAGCTGATGATTATTTACGTCCCAGTAGTTAGCAATGCACTAGGAACGATGAATATTGGCTTGCATAATTTGAATTATGCTTTCTTAGCTGGTCTTATCTTGTTTGTGCTTGTTGAAGTAGAAAAGTTAATTTCTCGGCAATTTATCAAGAGTTAA